GCCACAGATCGCTGGCATCGTTCAGTACATCTCCGGCGACAACCCTGATGCCGCGGAGCGAATCGGCTTCGAGCTCGTTGACCTTGCGATGGGCCTTGATGCCCTGCCTTATCGCGGCTCAAAGGTAATAAAAAAAGCGTCGCGGCGTGCTCAAACTCGTCCATGGAAAGTACCTGATCTTCTATCGAGTCAACGAGCGCACGAGAACGGTCGAGGTCCTCCGCTTTCAGCACGGAGCCAGAGTGACGTAAG
The window above is part of the Verrucomicrobiota bacterium genome. Proteins encoded here:
- a CDS encoding type II toxin-antitoxin system RelE/ParE family toxin, encoding MLKLVHGKYLIFYRVNERTRTVEVLRFQHGARVT